Proteins found in one Triticum aestivum cultivar Chinese Spring chromosome 4D, IWGSC CS RefSeq v2.1, whole genome shotgun sequence genomic segment:
- the LOC123099155 gene encoding aspartic proteinase Asp1 — translation MAAMWSPIIGLLLLLLPTAPSSSIKFPLEGNVYPVGHFYATLNIGEPAKPYFLDVDTGSNLTWLECDHPVHGCKGCHPRPPHPHYKPAADKLRVQCGGPLCAAMRRDVPGIPECSRKDPHRCHYEIQYVTGKSEGDLATDIISVIGKDKKNIAFGCGYNQEEPADAPPSSVDGILGLGRGKAGFAAQLKGLKMITENVIGHCFSSKGKGVLFVGDFNPPSRGVTWVPMRESLFYYSPGLAELFTDKQPIRGNPTFEAVFDSGTTYTFVPAQIYNELVSKVRGTLSESSLVEVKGRALPLCWKGKKPFRSVNDVKNQFKALSLKITHAHGTSYLDIPPQNYLIVEDDGKTCLAIRDASSDPVLKELNFILIGAVTMQDLFVIYNNESKQLGWVRAQCDKAQELESVIDSRL, via the exons ATGGCTGCCATGTGGTCTCCGATCAtcggtctcctcctcctcctgctcccaaCCGCGCCGTCCTCCTCCATCAAGTTCCCGCTCGAAGGCAATGTCTACCCTGTTGG CCACTTCTATGCTACGTTGAACATCGGTGAACCCGCGAAGCCCTACTTCCTGGACGTCGACACTGGCAGCAACCTCACCTGGCTGGAGTGCGACCACCCGGTCCACGGCTGCAAGGGCTGCCACCCG AGGCCGCCACACCCACATTACAAGCCAGCAGCTGACAAGTTGAGGGTGCAATGTGGTGGCCCGCTATGTGCTGCGATGCGCAGAGACGTGCCTGGGATCCCTGAGTGCTCCAGGAAAGATCCACATCGATGCCACTACGAGATTCAGTATGTCACCGGGAAGTCAGAAGGTGACCTTGCCACTGACATCATTTCTGTCATTGGGAAAGACAAGAAAAACATCGCCTTCGG ATGTGGATACAACCAGGAGGAACCAGCAGACGCACCGCCCTCGTCGGTAGATGGCATCCTTGGACTCGGGAGGGGAAAAGCAGGCTTTGCCGCGCAACTCAAGGGGCTAAAGATGATAACAGAGAATGTCATTGGACATTGCTTCAGCAGCAAAGGAAAGGGCGTCCTCTTCGTCGGGGACTTCAATCCGCCCTCGCGCGGCGTAACCTGGGTACCCATGAGAGAATCCTT GTTTTACTACTCACCTGGCCTAGCAGAGCTGTTCACTGACAAACAGCCGATAAGAGGGAATCCAACATTTGAGGCTGTATTTGACAGTGGTACCACCTACACCTTCGTGCCTGCCCAGATATACAATGAGCTTGTTTCAAAG GTTAGAGGCACTCTCAGTGAATCATCACTTGTAGAGGTGAAGGGTCGTGCTCTGCCTCTATGCTGGAAAGGGAAAAAGCCATTCAGATCTGTCAATGATGTGAAGAACCAATTCAAGGCACTGTCACTTAAAATTACCCACGCCCACGGCACCAGCTACCTGGACATCCCTCCTCAAAACTACCTCATCGTGGAG GATGACGGGAAAACGTGCTTGGCTATCCGCGATGCCTCGTCGGATCCTGTTCTGAAGGAACTGAACTTTATCTTGATCGGAG CTGTTACGATGCAGGATCTGTTTGTGATATACAACAACGAGAGCAAGCAGCTCGGATGGGTTCGTGCGCAGTGCGACAAGGCGCAGGAGCTTGAATCCGTCATCGATTCGCGTCTCTGA
- the LOC123099154 gene encoding aspartic proteinase Asp1 — MAAMWYPIIGLLLLMLPLGPSSAIKFPLIGNVYPDGHFYATLQIGKPLKPYFLDIDTGSNLTWLECEHPDHGCKGCNQRTPHPYYKPAAHNLMVRCDSWICAQLRKDQPGSPQCPNSDPHRCHYDIQYVSGRSKGDLANDMIFINRRDDMNYVFGCGYEQEEPLEQPSPPAVDGILGLGRGSVGFVAQLKAQKKIVRNVIGHCLSIHGNGNLYIGDFRLPPGDVTWAPMSTSLPYYSPGPATLLYDEQPIRGSPAFTTVFDSGATYTYMPGQIYNGLVSKVQDTLHKSSLKEVKDRALPQCWKGKMPFRSVDDVKNEFKSLSLKITHARGTSNLDIPPENYLIVTKDGNACLAILDGSSDRVLRHLILIGDAMMQDLFVIYDNEVNRIGWVRAQCDRMQDLESGIIDSRL; from the exons ATGGCTGCCATGTGGTATCCGATCATCGGTCTCCTCCTTCTCATGCTCCCACTCGGGCCCTCCTCCGCCATCAAGTTCCCACTCATAGGCAACGTCTACCCTGATGG CCACTTCTATGCTACGTTGCAGATTGGTAAGCCCTTGAAGCCCTACTTCCTGGACATCGACACTGGCAGCAACCTCACTTGGCTGGAGTGTGAGCACCCAGATCACGGCTGCAAGGGCTGCAACCAG AGGACACCACACCCATATTACAAGCCAGCAGCTCATAACTTGATGGTGAGATGTGACAGCTGGATATGTGCTCAACTGCGCAAAGACCAGCCTGGTAGTCCTCAATGCCCCAACAGCGATCCACATCGATGCCACTATGATATCCAATATGTCTCCGGGAGGTCAAAAGGCGACCTTGCCAACGACATGATCTTTATCAATAGGAGAGATGATATGAACTACGTTTTCGG ATGTGGATACGAGCAGGAGGAGCCATTAGAGCAGCCATCGCCACCGGCGGTAGATGGCATCCTTGGACTCGGGAGGGGAAGCGTAGGATTTGTCGCTCAACTCAAGGCACAAAAGAAGATAGTCAGGAATGTCATTGGACATTGCCTCAGCATCCATGGAAATGGGAACCTGTACATTGGGGACTTCAGGCTGCCCCCAGGCGACGTCACCTGGGCACCCATGAGTACATCTTT GCCTTACTACTCACCCGGCCCAGCAACACTGCTCTATGACGAACAGCCGATAAGAGGTAGTCCAGCATTCACGACAGTATTTGACAGTGGAGCCACCTACACCTACATGCCTGGCCAGATATACAATGGCCTTGTTTCAAAG GTTCAAGACACCCTCCACAAATCATCACTTAAAGAGGTGAAGGATCGTGCTCTGCCTCAATGCTGGAAAGGAAAAATGCCATTCAGATCTGTCGACGATGTGAAGAATGAATTCAAGTCACTGTCGCTAAAAATTACCCATGCCCGCGGCACCAGCAACCTGGACATCCCTCCTGAAAACTACCTCATCGTGACG AAAGACGGGAATGCGTGCTTGGCCATCCTCGATGGCTCGTCGGATCGTGTTCTGAGGCATCTCATCTTAATTGGAG ATGCTATGATGCAGGATCTGTTTGTGATATATGACAACGAGGTCAACCGTATCGGATGGGTCCGTGCACAGTGCGACAGGATGCAGGACCTTGAGTCTGGCATCATTGATTCACGTCTCTGA